The Takifugu flavidus isolate HTHZ2018 chromosome 21, ASM371156v2, whole genome shotgun sequence genome has a window encoding:
- the rpa3 gene encoding replication protein A 14 kDa subunit codes for MAGILDVPKPRINCSMMSQHINKPVCFVGRVDKVHPTGKTFSVIDGEGKTATVDLNEPLAEELSGVVEIIGMVSNKGTIMASNYSILREDRGPSFDLELYNEALKVIQDFPQFYPFKVTASG; via the exons ATGGCAGGAATACTAGACGTCCCAAAACCCAGAATAAACTGCTCAATGATGTCACAGCACATTAACAAGCCAGTCTGCTTCGTTGGACGTGTTGATAAG GTTCATCCGACAGGGAAAACGTTCAGTGTCATCGatggagaaggaaaaacagccaCAGTTGACCTGAATGAACCG CTTGCAGAGGAGCTGAGCGGCGTGGTGGAGATCATCGGTATGGTGTCCAACAAAGGAACCATCATGGCCAGCAACTACAGCATCCTGCGGGAGGACAGGGGCCCTTCTTTTG ATTTAGAGCTGTACAATGAAGCCCTGAAAGTCATCCAGGATTTCCCTCAGTTCTACCCCTTTAAAGTGACTGCAAGTGGATGA
- the umad1 gene encoding UBAP1-MVB12-associated (UMA)-domain containing protein 1, whose product MFNFLGLRKDSKKSSEKELDGGFVIVGETLEEQRKKVQTINIAQPSTNVIVQPSKSSCSYPAQPKYPPTFPTTVPAAGTSAAVETTPAAVLPDLLGDVPFTLAPHVLAMQASFPLIPDVLVSQDFSYNLASFHYDFTLENSVLHNS is encoded by the exons ATGTTTAATTTTCTTGGACTCCGTAAAGACTCTAAGAAGTCATCTGAGAAAGAACTAGATGGAGGCTTCGTCATCGTTG GAGAAACActtgaggagcagaggaagaaggtgcAGACCATAAACATCGCTCAGCCATCAACCAACGTCATTGTGCAGCCATCAAAG TCCTCCTGCAGCTACCCAGCTCAGCCAAAGTACCCTCCAACGTTCCCCACCACAgttccagcagcaggaaccTCGGCAGCGGTGGAAACTACCCCCGCCGCCGTGCTGCCGGACCTCCTGGGCGACGTCCCTTTTACGTTGGCTCCTCACGTCCTGGCCATGCAGGCCAGCTTCCCCCTCATTCCAGACGTGTTGGTGTCGCAGGACTTCAGCTACAACCTGGCTAGTTTTCACTACGACTTCACTCTGGAGAACTCGGTGCTTCATAACTCTTAA